Proteins from a genomic interval of Gossypium hirsutum isolate 1008001.06 chromosome A09, Gossypium_hirsutum_v2.1, whole genome shotgun sequence:
- the LOC107943301 gene encoding pentatricopeptide repeat-containing protein At5g46460, mitochondrial-like — MIFDGCALNHRLDDAIQLLEKIPDVVAWNSMINGYLKFQRVDEGVNLLLKMPHWNMVGSGVKLSSNTLSCVLKAFANVMALHLGVQTSSRDACAVFSEKRYGNLVIWTASSCGLEALDKAKETLAMVFMRSLDSEVFVGNSLVVLYTLRGNNNDAGVAFYNVGEKNVALWNSVTVDVHSMVKPDAFFSILVYINSLRQSFSTMFVWLMPWDAFNLGAAERGAKSILYLELNCSASYVLLPNIYASAGERSDVSRMRMRMKQGGIVPDERFALHDLEDEQKQEMLPYHRKRLADAFRLVTTAESSTITVFKNLRACANYHSAIMIIAKIAGLRRGKQLGFKVAAVRWNKRETGQSLY, encoded by the exons ATGATATTCGATGGGTGTGCGCTGAATCATCGGCTTGATGATGCAATTCAACTGTTGGAGAAAATTCCG GATGTTGTGGCTTGGAATTCAATGATTAATGGGTATTTGAAGTTTCAGAGAGTTGATGAGGGGGTTAATTTGCTTTTGAAGATGCCACATTGGAAt atGGTGGGTTCTGGTGTTAAGCTGAGTTCAAACACGCTTTCTTGCGTGTTGAAAGCTTTTGCAAATGTGATGGCCTTGCATTTGGGTGTTCAAACTAGTAGCCGG GACGCTTGCGCAGTTTTCAGTGAGAAACGTTATGGGAATTTGGTAATATGGACAGCTTCTAGCTG CGGATTAGAGGCTCTAGACAAGGCCAAAGAGACCCTTGCCATGGTCTTCATGCGAAGTCTGGACTCTGAAGTATTTGTTGGTAATTCTCTAGTTGTATTGTATACTTTACGTGGGAATAATAATGATGCTGGGGTTGCTTTTTATAATGTCGGTGAGAAAAATGTTGCCTTGTGGAACTCCGTTACTGTGGATGTGCACAGCATGGTCAAG CCTGATGCTTTTTTTAGTATATTGGTCTATATAAATTCACTGCGACAAAGCTTCAGCACTATGTTTGTATGGTTGATGCCCTGG GATGCATTTAACTTAGGAGCGGCTGAAAGAGGTGCAAAATCGATCCTTTATCTTGAACTGAATTGCAGTGCTTCTTATGTTTTGTTGCCGAATATATATGCTTCTGCTGGTGAGCGGAGTGATGTCTCAAGAATGAGAATGAGGATGAAACAAGGAGGGATT GTTCCAGATGAGAGGTTTGCCCTGCATGATCTGGAGGATGAGCAGAAGCAAGAGATGCTGCCGTATCACAGGAAGAGGCTTGCTGATGCATTCAGATTGGTGACTACTGCAGAGAGCAGCACAATAACAGTGTTTAAGAATCTTCGTGCATGTGCCAATTATCACAGTGCCATTATGATCATAGCAAAGATCGCTGG TCTAAGAAGAG GGAAGCAATTAGGCTTCAAGGTTGCAGCAGTAAGATGGAACAAGCGTGAAACTGGTCAGTCTCTCTATTAG